One part of the Muntiacus reevesi chromosome 20, mMunRee1.1, whole genome shotgun sequence genome encodes these proteins:
- the LTB gene encoding lymphotoxin-beta, producing the protein MGERGLEGRGRRPQRKGCLLLAVAGVTSLVTLLLAVPITVVAVLALVPQEQGGLVTGMADPGVQAPAHQRFESGELPEEDSETDLSPRLPAAHLIGAWTTGQGLGWEAKKEEAFLRSGTQFSGAEGLALPQDGLYYLYCHVGYRGRAPPPGLDPLDRSVTLLSRLYRAGGAYGSGTPELLLEGAETVTPVSDPARRHEYGPLWYTSVGFGGLVQLRRGERVYVNISHPDMVDYRRGKTFFGAVMVG; encoded by the exons ATGGGGGAACGGGGGCTGGAGGGCCGGGGTAGGAGGCCCCAGCGGAAAGGATGCCTGCTGCTGGCTGTGGCAGGAgtcacttccctggtgacccttCTGCTGGCCGTGCCCATCACTGTTGTGGCTGTGCTGGCCTTGGTGCCCCAGGAGCAGGGAGGATTG GTAACAGGGATGGCTGACCCCGGCGTCCAGGCACCTGCCCATCAGCGATTTG AATCCGGGGAGCTGCCTGAGGAGGACTCAGAAACTGATCTCAGCCCTAGGCTCCCAGCTGCCCATCTCATTG GCGCTTGGACCACGGGGCAGGGGCTAGGCTGGGAGGCGAAGAAAGAAGAGGCGTTTCTGAGGAGCGGGACGCAGTTCTCGGGCGCAGAAGGGCTGGCCCTCCCGCAGGACGGCCTCTATTACCTTTACTGTCATGTCGGCTACCGGGGCCGGGCGCCCCCTCCCGGCCTGGACCCCCTGGACCGCTCGGTCACGCTGCTCAGCCGGCTGTACCGGGCGGGGGGCGCCTATGGATCGGGGACCCCCGAGCTGCTGCTGGAGGGCGCGGAGACCGTGACACCTGTCTCGGACCCCGCCAGGAGGCACGAATATGGGCCCCTCTGGTACACGAGCGTGGGGTTCGGTGGCCTGGTGCAGCTCCGGAGGGGCGAGAGGGTGTACGTCAATATCAGTCACCCCGACATGGTGGACTACAGGAGGGGAAAGACCTTCTTCGGGGCGGTGATGGTGGGGTGA
- the TNF gene encoding tumor necrosis factor, with protein sequence MSTKSMIRDVELAEEALSKKAGGPQGSRSCLCLSLFSFLLVAGATTLFCLLHFGVIGPQREEQPPTGLSINSPLVQTLRSSSQASINKPVAHVVANINAQGQLLWLDSYANALMANGVKLEDNQLVVPTDGLYLIYSQVLFRGQSCPSTPLFLTHTISRIAVSYQTKVNILSAIKSPCHRETPEWAEAKPWYEPIYQGGVFQLEKGDRLSAEINLPDYLDYAESGQVYFGIIAL encoded by the exons ATGAGCACCAAAAGCATGATCCGGGACGTGGAACTGGCGGAGGAGGCGCTCTCCAAGAAAGCAGGGGGCCCCCAGGGCTCCAGAAGTTGCTTGTGCCTCagcctcttctccttcctcctggtTGCAGGAGCCACCACGCTCTTCTGCCTGCTGCACTTCGGGGTAATCGGCCCCCAGAGGGAAGAG CAACCCCCAACTGGCCTCTCCATCAACAGCCCTCTGGTTCAGACCCTCA GGTCATCTTCTCAAGCCTCAATTAACAAGCCCGTAGCCCACGTTGTAG ccaACATCAACGCTCAGGGGCAGCTCCTGTGGCTGGATTCGTATGCCAACGCCCTCATGGCCAATGGTGTGAAGTTGGAAGACAACCAGCTGGTGGTGCCTACTGATGGGCTTTACCTCATCTACTCCCAGGTCCTCTTCAGGGGCCAATCCTGCCCTTCCACACCCTTGTTCCTCACCCACACCATCAGCCGCATTGCAGTCTCCTACCAGACCAAGGTCAACATCCTCTCTGCCATCAAGAGCCCTTGCCACAGGGAGACCCCAGAGTGGGCTGAGGCCAAGCCCTGGTACGAACCCATCTACCAGGGAGGGGTCTtccagctggagaagggagatcGCCTCAGTGCTGAGATCAACCTGCCGGACTACCTGGACTATGCCGAGTCTGGACAGGTCTACTTTGGGATAATTGCTCTGTGA